Proteins from a genomic interval of Tachyglossus aculeatus isolate mTacAcu1 chromosome 8, mTacAcu1.pri, whole genome shotgun sequence:
- the LOC119931325 gene encoding protein FAM209B-like — translation MQILRWFLFFSLCLTLGFTYIFPALKSSSSEREPLSQTDRPCSGHYRMRQNPVDQAKNWIGSKWIWLVFLGLLYGVIKILGSWQKNENKESTSLRGCWFRPLRKKSPIPRGKDFALDTLTQVELELVSLVSKVKQLKSALSTNCTDIEVLPPDQLNNITIYEICEENDSD, via the exons ATGCAGATCCTGAGATGGTTTCTGTTCTTCTCTTTGTGCCTTACTTTGGGATTCACTTATATATTTCCGGCCCTGAAAAGTTCATCCTCAGAGAGAGAGCCTCTTTCTCAGACTGATAGACCCTGTAGCGGTCACTATCGGATGAGACAGAATCCAGTGGATCAAGCCAAAAACTGGATTGGAAGCAAGTGGATCTGGTTAGTGTTTTTAGGATTACTGTATGGTGTGATAAAGATTCTAGGGAGTTGGCAGAAGAATGAG AACAAGGAATCCACCAGCCTCCGAGGCTGTTGGTTTCGACCCCTACGGAAGAAGTCTCCGATTCCCCGTGGCAAAGACTTTGCTTTAGATACTTTAACTCAAGTGGAGCTGGAGCTGGTAAGCCTTGTGTCTAAAGTAAAGCAACTCAAAAGTGCCCTATCAACTAACTGTACAGATATAGAAGTGTTACCTCCAGACCAACTCAACAACATTACAATCTATGAAATATGTGAAGAGAATGACTCTGACTAG